The genome window TTCCAGATAAACGCACCCCAGTAGTTGACCAGACTCCTCATATTTCAGGATCGTTGCCGCCGGATTCTGGAGCATGATCGTCAACCCCTCATCATCCGTTCGGGCACCGCCCAGCAGGTCGGCTTCGGTTGTCCACCCTTTCCGGGAGCCATCGCCCCGATAGGCACTATTCACCAGTTGATTTAACGCAGGAATATCGTCTACCGTAGCGGTCGAAATAAGCGCATTGTTCATAGTACGCAAAGATATTGGGGTTCAGCTAATAACAAAACGGCCGGAGCGATTGCCACCCCAGCCATTTCAGTTGCTATTTGGACTGTATTCTTCCAACGTCAGCCAACTTGAGTGCTATCCAGCGACCATTGGGTAGTCAGCTTTTTGAAGTGGCCGTATTGTTTACTGGCTTGCGCAAAGGCTTCGTGTTGCGCTTCCGATAAGGGGTAGAAAAGTTTTGTATCGATCGAAACGGTGTCTTTTTTGATCGTCCGTTTCCAGGTTCCGACAACCCGTCCATCGACGACCAGTACCGGGTTGAAGATTCCATTTCCGGCACTAACGATCTGCTGAAGATCAAGCGCACCGAGTGCAGCACGACGATCTTTATAACCCACCAGATACTCATCGAAAGACGGTAGCAAATAAACGGCCAGTGCCGCATCGGGAACGACAGGCCCGGCTTGAGCCATCCAATAGGTTTGTCCATCAATTGTTTCCGCTATAAGTTGTGCTTTAGTCAGGTTAATTCCGGTTCTGGCTTCCGCCATCGTCAAGCCCGACCACCAGACGAAATCCGGTAGCGTGGCGGGTCCGTGGCTCGTAAAGTACCGTTTGGTCAGTTCGGCCAAGGCTTCGTCGCGCGCCATCGCCTTCGTTAGCGGCACCCATTCATCAAGCAGCGTATACGTATTTTCGATACCGCGCCGGACGCCACAACAGATCAGCCCATCGAACGCGGCTCGTCCAAGAAGCAGGTTCATACGCAAATCATGGACGGGAACGCCTGCCGCATCGAGGGCCCGTTTCAACTCCGTTCGTACTAGTTCGTTGCCGTCCCGTAACGCATTAACCAGTATGTCATAACTTTTGGTCAGTGTGGCTGCGCCGAGTTCGTATCGGCGCAAATAACCAGCCGACAACAGGTGCAGTCGGGGTCTGAGCAAAGCCAGCATCCAGTGAACATCGTTGGCGGCCAGCAGATGCAGGGTTCCCCGCATGGCCCAGGTACGAATGATCGACCGGTCAGCGATCGCCTGTTCAATTACCGTTTCGGTAGTGCCGGGCAGCCGAAGACCAAGCGCCCATTTTGCTGCGGGGAAATCCTGTCCCTGCACCGCCCCAAGCCAGGCCACCAGTGCACTGGGTTTCGCGAAGGTCGACCGGCTGATTTGCTGATTCGCCATTCTGAGCTGATTAATCGCGGAATCTGTCATCGTTGGCATGGACGGTTTGTAGCGCGGGCGGAAGCCCGCGTGGTCAATTATAGGTATTAAATTATACGTTACGCTTCGGCTATGCAGGCTTCCGCCCGCGCTACCTGCGGTATCGGACTAACCAATCTCCCGGTAGAAACTATAATCCGTCGTAGGCGCATCGGTCAGGCCAATTGTACGACCAATCGTTATGAGCTGTCCCCGATGGTAAGTGCCGTGGTTCATGCAATGGTGAATCAACGAAACGCGTGGTTGCGTACCATCAAACCAGGGGGTTATCAGGTTTATGTCGGCCTGTAATTCCGCTTCGCTCAACGACTGCACGTACGTTGCGAACGCGGTCGAGTGCTCCATGAGCCCGGTAAACACATCGGCCATCGACCCATAAAAACCCTGCCGAAACGACGCAGGCGCTTTTGTCCCTTGTAGCATCGTCAGGCAGATCCGCTGCGTATCCCAGATATGAACCAGGGTCCCTTTTATGCCCGCAAAACTCGATGGCACATCCAGTTCCATCAGGCCCGACGGCTTGCTTTGGAGCCATCGAACCAGCCGTTTGTTCGCCCATTCGTTGTAAACAGCATAATCACTGGTCAA of Spirosoma agri contains these proteins:
- a CDS encoding winged helix DNA-binding domain-containing protein; this encodes MTDSAINQLRMANQQISRSTFAKPSALVAWLGAVQGQDFPAAKWALGLRLPGTTETVIEQAIADRSIIRTWAMRGTLHLLAANDVHWMLALLRPRLHLLSAGYLRRYELGAATLTKSYDILVNALRDGNELVRTELKRALDAAGVPVHDLRMNLLLGRAAFDGLICCGVRRGIENTYTLLDEWVPLTKAMARDEALAELTKRYFTSHGPATLPDFVWWSGLTMAEARTGINLTKAQLIAETIDGQTYWMAQAGPVVPDAALAVYLLPSFDEYLVGYKDRRAALGALDLQQIVSAGNGIFNPVLVVDGRVVGTWKRTIKKDTVSIDTKLFYPLSEAQHEAFAQASKQYGHFKKLTTQWSLDSTQVG
- a CDS encoding DinB family protein → MILFAENFPEKSKTLLTQGCQWWGVILYSNQPPLPTMTQTPGMKTPLTLSSLTSDYAVYNEWANKRLVRWLQSKPSGLMELDVPSSFAGIKGTLVHIWDTQRICLTMLQGTKAPASFRQGFYGSMADVFTGLMEHSTAFATYVQSLSEAELQADINLITPWFDGTQPRVSLIHHCMNHGTYHRGQLITIGRTIGLTDAPTTDYSFYREIG